One window of the Triticum dicoccoides isolate Atlit2015 ecotype Zavitan chromosome 3B, WEW_v2.0, whole genome shotgun sequence genome contains the following:
- the LOC119274697 gene encoding soluble inorganic pyrophosphatase: MSEEDSTSRPAPKLNERILSSLSRRAVAAHPWHDLEIGPGAPAVFNVVVEITKGSKVKYELDKKTGLIKVDRVLYSSVVYPHNYGFIPRTLCEDNDPMDVLVLMQEPVIPGSFLRARAIGLMPMIDQGEKDDKIIAVCADDPEYRHYNDISELSPHRLQEIKRFFEDYKKNENKEVAVDAFLPATTAREAIQYSMDLYAQYILQSLRQ; the protein is encoded by the exons ATGAGTGAAGAAGACTCGACGAGCCGGCCAGCTCCGAAGCTCAACGAGAGGATCCTTTCGTCGCTGTCGAGGAGGGCAGTGGCCGCGCATCCGTGGCATGATCTCGAgatcg GCCCTGGGGCTCCAGCGGTGTTCAATGTT GTTGTTGAGATCACAAAGGGAAGCAAAGTGAAATATGAGCTTGACAAGAAAACTGGACTGATTAAG GTTGATAGAGTTCTGTACTCATCAGTTGTATATCCTCACAACTATGGTTTCATTCCGAGAACACTTTGTGAAGACAacgatccaatggatgtgttggtcCTGATGCAG GAGCCTGTTATTCCTGGTTCTTTCCTCCGAGCTAGAGCAATTGGCCTTATGCCCATGATTGATCAG GGCGAAAAGGATGACAAGATCATAGCAGTCTGCGCCGATGATCCTGAATACCGTCACTACAATGACATCAGTGAGCTGTCTCCTCACCGCCTCCAAGAGATCAAGCGCTTCTTTGAAGACT ACAAGAAGAATGAGAACAAGGAGGTGGCTGTCGATGCGTTCTTACCTGCGACCACTGCCCGCGAGGCCATTCAGTATTCGAT GGACCTGTATGCGCAGTATATTCTGCAGAGCTTAAGGCAGTAG